Proteins co-encoded in one Melospiza melodia melodia isolate bMelMel2 chromosome 8, bMelMel2.pri, whole genome shotgun sequence genomic window:
- the PCBP3 gene encoding poly(rC)-binding protein 3 isoform X3 codes for MPFSGAARPSQESLWSLRPSSREMESKVSEGGLNVTLTIRLLMHGKEVGSIIGKKGETVKKMREESGARINISEGNCPERIVTITGPTDAIFKAFAMIAYKFEEDITNSMSNSTATSKPPVTLRLVVPASQCGSLIGKGGSKIKEIRESTGAQVQVAGDMLPNSTERAVTISGTPDAIIQCVKQICVVMLEVQSVTKRSPPKGATIPYRPKPASTPVIFAGGQVRADPLAASTANLSLLLQHQPLPAYTIQGQYAIPHPDQLTKLHQLAMQQTPFTPLGQTTPAFPGEKLPLHSSEEAQNLMGQSSGLDASPPASTHELTIPNDLIGCIIGRQGTKINEIRQMSGAQIKIANATEGSSERQITITGTPANISLAQYLINARLTSEVTGMGAL; via the exons GAAATGGAGTCCAAGGTCTCCGAGGGCGGCCTCAACGTCACCCTCACCATCCGGCTGCTGATGCACGGCAAG GAAGTTGGAAGCATCATTGGGAAG AAAGGAGAGACCGTGAAGAAGATGCGTGAGGAG AGTGGGGCAAGGATCAACATCTCGGAGGGGAACTGCCCTGAGCGGATTGTGACCATCACTGGCCCCACTGATGCCATCTTCAAGGCTTTTGCCATGATCGCCTACAAATTTGAGGAG GACATAACCAACTCCATGAGCAACAGCACCGCTACCAGCAAGCCTCCAGTGACACTGCGGCTCGTGGTGCCAGCGAGTCAGTGCGGGTCCCTCATCGGCAAGGGGGGCTCCAAGATCAAGGAAATCCGAGAG TCCACAGGTGCTCAGGTCCAAGTGGCGGGGGACATGCTGCCCAACTCCACGGAGCGGGCGGTGACAATCTCGGGGACACCCGACGCAATTATCCAGTGTGTCAAACAGATCTGTGTGGTGATGCTGGAGGTACAGTCTGTAACAAAGAGG TCCCCACCAAAAGGTGCCACCATTCCCTACCGCCCAAAGCCCGCCTCCACCCCTGTCATTTTTGCAGGTGGTCAGGTAAGAGCCGACCCGCTTGCAGCCTCCACTGCCAACCTCAGCCTTTTACTGCAGCACCAGCCGCTGCCC GCCTATACAATTCAGGGACAATACGCTATTCCACACCCAGAT CAGTTGACCAAGCTCCACCAGTTGGCTATGCAGCAAACCCCCTTTACTCCCCTTGGACAGACCACCCCCGCTTTCCCTG GAGAAAAGCTGCCCTTACATTCCTCCGAAGAAGCTCAAAATCTGATGGGCCAGTCATCAG GTTTGGATGCCAGTCCCCCGGCCAGTACTCATGAACTCACCATTCCCAATGAT CTAATAGGCTGCATAATCGGACGCCAAGGGACCAAAATCAATGAAATTCGGCAGATGTCGGGAGCGCAGATCAAAATTGCCAACGCCACGGAAGGGTCATCGGAGCGCCAAATTACCATCACAGGAACCCCTGCAAACATCAGCCTTGCGCAGTACCTCATCAACGCCAG GCTGACGTCTGAGGTCACTGGAATGGGCGCACTCTAA
- the PCBP3 gene encoding poly(rC)-binding protein 3 isoform X5: MPFSGAARPSQESLWSLRPSSREMESKVSEGGLNVTLTIRLLMHGKEVGSIIGKKGETVKKMREESGARINISEGNCPERIVTITGPTDAIFKAFAMIAYKFEEDITNSMSNSTATSKPPVTLRLVVPASQCGSLIGKGGSKIKEIRESTGAQVQVAGDMLPNSTERAVTISGTPDAIIQCVKQICVVMLESPPKGATIPYRPKPASTPVIFAGGQVRADPLAASTANLSLLLQHQPLPAYTIQGQYAIPHPDQLTKLHQLAMQQTPFTPLGQTTPAFPGEKLPLHSSEEAQNLMGQSSGLDASPPASTHELTIPNDLIGCIIGRQGTKINEIRQMSGAQIKIANATEGSSERQITITGTPANISLAQYLINARLTSEVTGMGAL; the protein is encoded by the exons GAAATGGAGTCCAAGGTCTCCGAGGGCGGCCTCAACGTCACCCTCACCATCCGGCTGCTGATGCACGGCAAG GAAGTTGGAAGCATCATTGGGAAG AAAGGAGAGACCGTGAAGAAGATGCGTGAGGAG AGTGGGGCAAGGATCAACATCTCGGAGGGGAACTGCCCTGAGCGGATTGTGACCATCACTGGCCCCACTGATGCCATCTTCAAGGCTTTTGCCATGATCGCCTACAAATTTGAGGAG GACATAACCAACTCCATGAGCAACAGCACCGCTACCAGCAAGCCTCCAGTGACACTGCGGCTCGTGGTGCCAGCGAGTCAGTGCGGGTCCCTCATCGGCAAGGGGGGCTCCAAGATCAAGGAAATCCGAGAG TCCACAGGTGCTCAGGTCCAAGTGGCGGGGGACATGCTGCCCAACTCCACGGAGCGGGCGGTGACAATCTCGGGGACACCCGACGCAATTATCCAGTGTGTCAAACAGATCTGTGTGGTGATGCTGGAG TCCCCACCAAAAGGTGCCACCATTCCCTACCGCCCAAAGCCCGCCTCCACCCCTGTCATTTTTGCAGGTGGTCAGGTAAGAGCCGACCCGCTTGCAGCCTCCACTGCCAACCTCAGCCTTTTACTGCAGCACCAGCCGCTGCCC GCCTATACAATTCAGGGACAATACGCTATTCCACACCCAGAT CAGTTGACCAAGCTCCACCAGTTGGCTATGCAGCAAACCCCCTTTACTCCCCTTGGACAGACCACCCCCGCTTTCCCTG GAGAAAAGCTGCCCTTACATTCCTCCGAAGAAGCTCAAAATCTGATGGGCCAGTCATCAG GTTTGGATGCCAGTCCCCCGGCCAGTACTCATGAACTCACCATTCCCAATGAT CTAATAGGCTGCATAATCGGACGCCAAGGGACCAAAATCAATGAAATTCGGCAGATGTCGGGAGCGCAGATCAAAATTGCCAACGCCACGGAAGGGTCATCGGAGCGCCAAATTACCATCACAGGAACCCCTGCAAACATCAGCCTTGCGCAGTACCTCATCAACGCCAG GCTGACGTCTGAGGTCACTGGAATGGGCGCACTCTAA
- the PCBP3 gene encoding poly(rC)-binding protein 3 isoform X4 has product MPFSGAARPSQESLWSLRPSSREMESKVSEGGLNVTLTIRLLMHGKEVGSIIGKKGETVKKMREESGARINISEGNCPERIVTITGPTDAIFKAFAMIAYKFEEDITNSMSNSTATSKPPVTLRLVVPASQCGSLIGKGGSKIKEIRESTGAQVQVAGDMLPNSTERAVTISGTPDAIIQCVKQICVVMLESPPKGATIPYRPKPASTPVIFAGGQVRADPLAASTANLSLLLQHQPLPAYTIQGQYAIPHPDQLTKLHQLAMQQTPFTPLGQTTPAFPGEKLPLHSSEEAQNLMGQSSGLDASPPASTHELTIPNDLIGCIIGRQGTKINEIRQMSGAQIKIANATEGSSERQITITGTPANISLAQYLINASSADPDPHGRNTFTA; this is encoded by the exons GAAATGGAGTCCAAGGTCTCCGAGGGCGGCCTCAACGTCACCCTCACCATCCGGCTGCTGATGCACGGCAAG GAAGTTGGAAGCATCATTGGGAAG AAAGGAGAGACCGTGAAGAAGATGCGTGAGGAG AGTGGGGCAAGGATCAACATCTCGGAGGGGAACTGCCCTGAGCGGATTGTGACCATCACTGGCCCCACTGATGCCATCTTCAAGGCTTTTGCCATGATCGCCTACAAATTTGAGGAG GACATAACCAACTCCATGAGCAACAGCACCGCTACCAGCAAGCCTCCAGTGACACTGCGGCTCGTGGTGCCAGCGAGTCAGTGCGGGTCCCTCATCGGCAAGGGGGGCTCCAAGATCAAGGAAATCCGAGAG TCCACAGGTGCTCAGGTCCAAGTGGCGGGGGACATGCTGCCCAACTCCACGGAGCGGGCGGTGACAATCTCGGGGACACCCGACGCAATTATCCAGTGTGTCAAACAGATCTGTGTGGTGATGCTGGAG TCCCCACCAAAAGGTGCCACCATTCCCTACCGCCCAAAGCCCGCCTCCACCCCTGTCATTTTTGCAGGTGGTCAGGTAAGAGCCGACCCGCTTGCAGCCTCCACTGCCAACCTCAGCCTTTTACTGCAGCACCAGCCGCTGCCC GCCTATACAATTCAGGGACAATACGCTATTCCACACCCAGAT CAGTTGACCAAGCTCCACCAGTTGGCTATGCAGCAAACCCCCTTTACTCCCCTTGGACAGACCACCCCCGCTTTCCCTG GAGAAAAGCTGCCCTTACATTCCTCCGAAGAAGCTCAAAATCTGATGGGCCAGTCATCAG GTTTGGATGCCAGTCCCCCGGCCAGTACTCATGAACTCACCATTCCCAATGAT CTAATAGGCTGCATAATCGGACGCCAAGGGACCAAAATCAATGAAATTCGGCAGATGTCGGGAGCGCAGATCAAAATTGCCAACGCCACGGAAGGGTCATCGGAGCGCCAAATTACCATCACAGGAACCCCTGCAAACATCAGCCTTGCGCAGTACCTCATCAACGCCAG
- the PCBP3 gene encoding poly(rC)-binding protein 3 isoform X12 — MPFSGAARPSQESLWSLRPSSREMESKVSEGGLNVTLTIRLLMHGKEVGSIIGKKGETVKKMREESGARINISEGNCPERIVTITGPTDAIFKAFAMIAYKFEEDITNSMSNSTATSKPPVTLRLVVPASQCGSLIGKGGSKIKEIRESTGAQVQVAGDMLPNSTERAVTISGTPDAIIQCVKQICVVMLESPPKGATIPYRPKPASTPVIFAGGQVRADPLAASTANLSLLLQHQPLPAYTIQGQYAIPHPDLTKLHQLAMQQTPFTPLGQTTPAFPGLDASPPASTHELTIPNDLIGCIIGRQGTKINEIRQMSGAQIKIANATEGSSERQITITGTPANISLAQYLINASSADPDPHGRNTFTA; from the exons GAAATGGAGTCCAAGGTCTCCGAGGGCGGCCTCAACGTCACCCTCACCATCCGGCTGCTGATGCACGGCAAG GAAGTTGGAAGCATCATTGGGAAG AAAGGAGAGACCGTGAAGAAGATGCGTGAGGAG AGTGGGGCAAGGATCAACATCTCGGAGGGGAACTGCCCTGAGCGGATTGTGACCATCACTGGCCCCACTGATGCCATCTTCAAGGCTTTTGCCATGATCGCCTACAAATTTGAGGAG GACATAACCAACTCCATGAGCAACAGCACCGCTACCAGCAAGCCTCCAGTGACACTGCGGCTCGTGGTGCCAGCGAGTCAGTGCGGGTCCCTCATCGGCAAGGGGGGCTCCAAGATCAAGGAAATCCGAGAG TCCACAGGTGCTCAGGTCCAAGTGGCGGGGGACATGCTGCCCAACTCCACGGAGCGGGCGGTGACAATCTCGGGGACACCCGACGCAATTATCCAGTGTGTCAAACAGATCTGTGTGGTGATGCTGGAG TCCCCACCAAAAGGTGCCACCATTCCCTACCGCCCAAAGCCCGCCTCCACCCCTGTCATTTTTGCAGGTGGTCAGGTAAGAGCCGACCCGCTTGCAGCCTCCACTGCCAACCTCAGCCTTTTACTGCAGCACCAGCCGCTGCCC GCCTATACAATTCAGGGACAATACGCTATTCCACACCCAGAT TTGACCAAGCTCCACCAGTTGGCTATGCAGCAAACCCCCTTTACTCCCCTTGGACAGACCACCCCCGCTTTCCCTG GTTTGGATGCCAGTCCCCCGGCCAGTACTCATGAACTCACCATTCCCAATGAT CTAATAGGCTGCATAATCGGACGCCAAGGGACCAAAATCAATGAAATTCGGCAGATGTCGGGAGCGCAGATCAAAATTGCCAACGCCACGGAAGGGTCATCGGAGCGCCAAATTACCATCACAGGAACCCCTGCAAACATCAGCCTTGCGCAGTACCTCATCAACGCCAG
- the PCBP3 gene encoding poly(rC)-binding protein 3 isoform X8, producing the protein MPFSGAARPSQESLWSLRPSSREMESKVSEGGLNVTLTIRLLMHGKEVGSIIGKKGETVKKMREESGARINISEGNCPERIVTITGPTDAIFKAFAMIAYKFEEDITNSMSNSTATSKPPVTLRLVVPASQCGSLIGKGGSKIKEIRESTGAQVQVAGDMLPNSTERAVTISGTPDAIIQCVKQICVVMLEVQSVTKRSPPKGATIPYRPKPASTPVIFAGGQVRADPLAASTANLSLLLQHQPLPAYTIQGQYAIPHPDLTKLHQLAMQQTPFTPLGQTTPAFPGLDASPPASTHELTIPNDLIGCIIGRQGTKINEIRQMSGAQIKIANATEGSSERQITITGTPANISLAQYLINASSADPDPHGRNTFTA; encoded by the exons GAAATGGAGTCCAAGGTCTCCGAGGGCGGCCTCAACGTCACCCTCACCATCCGGCTGCTGATGCACGGCAAG GAAGTTGGAAGCATCATTGGGAAG AAAGGAGAGACCGTGAAGAAGATGCGTGAGGAG AGTGGGGCAAGGATCAACATCTCGGAGGGGAACTGCCCTGAGCGGATTGTGACCATCACTGGCCCCACTGATGCCATCTTCAAGGCTTTTGCCATGATCGCCTACAAATTTGAGGAG GACATAACCAACTCCATGAGCAACAGCACCGCTACCAGCAAGCCTCCAGTGACACTGCGGCTCGTGGTGCCAGCGAGTCAGTGCGGGTCCCTCATCGGCAAGGGGGGCTCCAAGATCAAGGAAATCCGAGAG TCCACAGGTGCTCAGGTCCAAGTGGCGGGGGACATGCTGCCCAACTCCACGGAGCGGGCGGTGACAATCTCGGGGACACCCGACGCAATTATCCAGTGTGTCAAACAGATCTGTGTGGTGATGCTGGAGGTACAGTCTGTAACAAAGAGG TCCCCACCAAAAGGTGCCACCATTCCCTACCGCCCAAAGCCCGCCTCCACCCCTGTCATTTTTGCAGGTGGTCAGGTAAGAGCCGACCCGCTTGCAGCCTCCACTGCCAACCTCAGCCTTTTACTGCAGCACCAGCCGCTGCCC GCCTATACAATTCAGGGACAATACGCTATTCCACACCCAGAT TTGACCAAGCTCCACCAGTTGGCTATGCAGCAAACCCCCTTTACTCCCCTTGGACAGACCACCCCCGCTTTCCCTG GTTTGGATGCCAGTCCCCCGGCCAGTACTCATGAACTCACCATTCCCAATGAT CTAATAGGCTGCATAATCGGACGCCAAGGGACCAAAATCAATGAAATTCGGCAGATGTCGGGAGCGCAGATCAAAATTGCCAACGCCACGGAAGGGTCATCGGAGCGCCAAATTACCATCACAGGAACCCCTGCAAACATCAGCCTTGCGCAGTACCTCATCAACGCCAG
- the PCBP3 gene encoding poly(rC)-binding protein 3 isoform X11: protein MPFSGAARPSQESLWSLRPSSREMESKVSEGGLNVTLTIRLLMHGKEVGSIIGKKGETVKKMREESGARINISEGNCPERIVTITGPTDAIFKAFAMIAYKFEEDITNSMSNSTATSKPPVTLRLVVPASQCGSLIGKGGSKIKEIRESTGAQVQVAGDMLPNSTERAVTISGTPDAIIQCVKQICVVMLEVQSVTKRSPPKGATIPYRPKPASTPVIFAGGQAYTIQGQYAIPHPDLTKLHQLAMQQTPFTPLGQTTPAFPGEKLPLHSSEEAQNLMGQSSGLDASPPASTHELTIPNDLIGCIIGRQGTKINEIRQMSGAQIKIANATEGSSERQITITGTPANISLAQYLINASSADPDPHGRNTFTA, encoded by the exons GAAATGGAGTCCAAGGTCTCCGAGGGCGGCCTCAACGTCACCCTCACCATCCGGCTGCTGATGCACGGCAAG GAAGTTGGAAGCATCATTGGGAAG AAAGGAGAGACCGTGAAGAAGATGCGTGAGGAG AGTGGGGCAAGGATCAACATCTCGGAGGGGAACTGCCCTGAGCGGATTGTGACCATCACTGGCCCCACTGATGCCATCTTCAAGGCTTTTGCCATGATCGCCTACAAATTTGAGGAG GACATAACCAACTCCATGAGCAACAGCACCGCTACCAGCAAGCCTCCAGTGACACTGCGGCTCGTGGTGCCAGCGAGTCAGTGCGGGTCCCTCATCGGCAAGGGGGGCTCCAAGATCAAGGAAATCCGAGAG TCCACAGGTGCTCAGGTCCAAGTGGCGGGGGACATGCTGCCCAACTCCACGGAGCGGGCGGTGACAATCTCGGGGACACCCGACGCAATTATCCAGTGTGTCAAACAGATCTGTGTGGTGATGCTGGAGGTACAGTCTGTAACAAAGAGG TCCCCACCAAAAGGTGCCACCATTCCCTACCGCCCAAAGCCCGCCTCCACCCCTGTCATTTTTGCAGGTGGTCAG GCCTATACAATTCAGGGACAATACGCTATTCCACACCCAGAT TTGACCAAGCTCCACCAGTTGGCTATGCAGCAAACCCCCTTTACTCCCCTTGGACAGACCACCCCCGCTTTCCCTG GAGAAAAGCTGCCCTTACATTCCTCCGAAGAAGCTCAAAATCTGATGGGCCAGTCATCAG GTTTGGATGCCAGTCCCCCGGCCAGTACTCATGAACTCACCATTCCCAATGAT CTAATAGGCTGCATAATCGGACGCCAAGGGACCAAAATCAATGAAATTCGGCAGATGTCGGGAGCGCAGATCAAAATTGCCAACGCCACGGAAGGGTCATCGGAGCGCCAAATTACCATCACAGGAACCCCTGCAAACATCAGCCTTGCGCAGTACCTCATCAACGCCAG
- the PCBP3 gene encoding poly(rC)-binding protein 3 isoform X17 — MPFSGAARPSQESLWSLRPSSREMESKVSEGGLNVTLTIRLLMHGKEVGSIIGKKGETVKKMREESGARINISEGNCPERIVTITGPTDAIFKAFAMIAYKFEEDITNSMSNSTATSKPPVTLRLVVPASQCGSLIGKGGSKIKEIRESTGAQVQVAGDMLPNSTERAVTISGTPDAIIQCVKQICVVMLESPPKGATIPYRPKPASTPVIFAGGQAYTIQGQYAIPHPDLTKLHQLAMQQTPFTPLGQTTPAFPGEKLPLHSSEEAQNLMGQSSGLDASPPASTHELTIPNDLIGCIIGRQGTKINEIRQMSGAQIKIANATEGSSERQITITGTPANISLAQYLINARLTSEVTGMGAL; from the exons GAAATGGAGTCCAAGGTCTCCGAGGGCGGCCTCAACGTCACCCTCACCATCCGGCTGCTGATGCACGGCAAG GAAGTTGGAAGCATCATTGGGAAG AAAGGAGAGACCGTGAAGAAGATGCGTGAGGAG AGTGGGGCAAGGATCAACATCTCGGAGGGGAACTGCCCTGAGCGGATTGTGACCATCACTGGCCCCACTGATGCCATCTTCAAGGCTTTTGCCATGATCGCCTACAAATTTGAGGAG GACATAACCAACTCCATGAGCAACAGCACCGCTACCAGCAAGCCTCCAGTGACACTGCGGCTCGTGGTGCCAGCGAGTCAGTGCGGGTCCCTCATCGGCAAGGGGGGCTCCAAGATCAAGGAAATCCGAGAG TCCACAGGTGCTCAGGTCCAAGTGGCGGGGGACATGCTGCCCAACTCCACGGAGCGGGCGGTGACAATCTCGGGGACACCCGACGCAATTATCCAGTGTGTCAAACAGATCTGTGTGGTGATGCTGGAG TCCCCACCAAAAGGTGCCACCATTCCCTACCGCCCAAAGCCCGCCTCCACCCCTGTCATTTTTGCAGGTGGTCAG GCCTATACAATTCAGGGACAATACGCTATTCCACACCCAGAT TTGACCAAGCTCCACCAGTTGGCTATGCAGCAAACCCCCTTTACTCCCCTTGGACAGACCACCCCCGCTTTCCCTG GAGAAAAGCTGCCCTTACATTCCTCCGAAGAAGCTCAAAATCTGATGGGCCAGTCATCAG GTTTGGATGCCAGTCCCCCGGCCAGTACTCATGAACTCACCATTCCCAATGAT CTAATAGGCTGCATAATCGGACGCCAAGGGACCAAAATCAATGAAATTCGGCAGATGTCGGGAGCGCAGATCAAAATTGCCAACGCCACGGAAGGGTCATCGGAGCGCCAAATTACCATCACAGGAACCCCTGCAAACATCAGCCTTGCGCAGTACCTCATCAACGCCAG GCTGACGTCTGAGGTCACTGGAATGGGCGCACTCTAA
- the PCBP3 gene encoding poly(rC)-binding protein 3 isoform X20, whose amino-acid sequence MPFSGAARPSQESLWSLRPSSREMESKVSEGGLNVTLTIRLLMHGKEVGSIIGKKGETVKKMREESGARINISEGNCPERIVTITGPTDAIFKAFAMIAYKFEEDITNSMSNSTATSKPPVTLRLVVPASQCGSLIGKGGSKIKEIRESTGAQVQVAGDMLPNSTERAVTISGTPDAIIQCVKQICVVMLESPPKGATIPYRPKPASTPVIFAGGQAYTIQGQYAIPHPDLTKLHQLAMQQTPFTPLGQTTPAFPGLDASPPASTHELTIPNDLIGCIIGRQGTKINEIRQMSGAQIKIANATEGSSERQITITGTPANISLAQYLINARLTSEVTGMGAL is encoded by the exons GAAATGGAGTCCAAGGTCTCCGAGGGCGGCCTCAACGTCACCCTCACCATCCGGCTGCTGATGCACGGCAAG GAAGTTGGAAGCATCATTGGGAAG AAAGGAGAGACCGTGAAGAAGATGCGTGAGGAG AGTGGGGCAAGGATCAACATCTCGGAGGGGAACTGCCCTGAGCGGATTGTGACCATCACTGGCCCCACTGATGCCATCTTCAAGGCTTTTGCCATGATCGCCTACAAATTTGAGGAG GACATAACCAACTCCATGAGCAACAGCACCGCTACCAGCAAGCCTCCAGTGACACTGCGGCTCGTGGTGCCAGCGAGTCAGTGCGGGTCCCTCATCGGCAAGGGGGGCTCCAAGATCAAGGAAATCCGAGAG TCCACAGGTGCTCAGGTCCAAGTGGCGGGGGACATGCTGCCCAACTCCACGGAGCGGGCGGTGACAATCTCGGGGACACCCGACGCAATTATCCAGTGTGTCAAACAGATCTGTGTGGTGATGCTGGAG TCCCCACCAAAAGGTGCCACCATTCCCTACCGCCCAAAGCCCGCCTCCACCCCTGTCATTTTTGCAGGTGGTCAG GCCTATACAATTCAGGGACAATACGCTATTCCACACCCAGAT TTGACCAAGCTCCACCAGTTGGCTATGCAGCAAACCCCCTTTACTCCCCTTGGACAGACCACCCCCGCTTTCCCTG GTTTGGATGCCAGTCCCCCGGCCAGTACTCATGAACTCACCATTCCCAATGAT CTAATAGGCTGCATAATCGGACGCCAAGGGACCAAAATCAATGAAATTCGGCAGATGTCGGGAGCGCAGATCAAAATTGCCAACGCCACGGAAGGGTCATCGGAGCGCCAAATTACCATCACAGGAACCCCTGCAAACATCAGCCTTGCGCAGTACCTCATCAACGCCAG GCTGACGTCTGAGGTCACTGGAATGGGCGCACTCTAA
- the PCBP3 gene encoding poly(rC)-binding protein 3 isoform X10: MPFSGAARPSQESLWSLRPSSREMESKVSEGGLNVTLTIRLLMHGKEVGSIIGKKGETVKKMREESGARINISEGNCPERIVTITGPTDAIFKAFAMIAYKFEEDITNSMSNSTATSKPPVTLRLVVPASQCGSLIGKGGSKIKEIRESTGAQVQVAGDMLPNSTERAVTISGTPDAIIQCVKQICVVMLEVQSVTKRSPPKGATIPYRPKPASTPVIFAGGQAYTIQGQYAIPHPDQLTKLHQLAMQQTPFTPLGQTTPAFPGEKLPLHSSEEAQNLMGQSSGLDASPPASTHELTIPNDLIGCIIGRQGTKINEIRQMSGAQIKIANATEGSSERQITITGTPANISLAQYLINASSADPDPHGRNTFTA; this comes from the exons GAAATGGAGTCCAAGGTCTCCGAGGGCGGCCTCAACGTCACCCTCACCATCCGGCTGCTGATGCACGGCAAG GAAGTTGGAAGCATCATTGGGAAG AAAGGAGAGACCGTGAAGAAGATGCGTGAGGAG AGTGGGGCAAGGATCAACATCTCGGAGGGGAACTGCCCTGAGCGGATTGTGACCATCACTGGCCCCACTGATGCCATCTTCAAGGCTTTTGCCATGATCGCCTACAAATTTGAGGAG GACATAACCAACTCCATGAGCAACAGCACCGCTACCAGCAAGCCTCCAGTGACACTGCGGCTCGTGGTGCCAGCGAGTCAGTGCGGGTCCCTCATCGGCAAGGGGGGCTCCAAGATCAAGGAAATCCGAGAG TCCACAGGTGCTCAGGTCCAAGTGGCGGGGGACATGCTGCCCAACTCCACGGAGCGGGCGGTGACAATCTCGGGGACACCCGACGCAATTATCCAGTGTGTCAAACAGATCTGTGTGGTGATGCTGGAGGTACAGTCTGTAACAAAGAGG TCCCCACCAAAAGGTGCCACCATTCCCTACCGCCCAAAGCCCGCCTCCACCCCTGTCATTTTTGCAGGTGGTCAG GCCTATACAATTCAGGGACAATACGCTATTCCACACCCAGAT CAGTTGACCAAGCTCCACCAGTTGGCTATGCAGCAAACCCCCTTTACTCCCCTTGGACAGACCACCCCCGCTTTCCCTG GAGAAAAGCTGCCCTTACATTCCTCCGAAGAAGCTCAAAATCTGATGGGCCAGTCATCAG GTTTGGATGCCAGTCCCCCGGCCAGTACTCATGAACTCACCATTCCCAATGAT CTAATAGGCTGCATAATCGGACGCCAAGGGACCAAAATCAATGAAATTCGGCAGATGTCGGGAGCGCAGATCAAAATTGCCAACGCCACGGAAGGGTCATCGGAGCGCCAAATTACCATCACAGGAACCCCTGCAAACATCAGCCTTGCGCAGTACCTCATCAACGCCAG
- the PCBP3 gene encoding poly(rC)-binding protein 3 isoform X29: MPFSGAARPSQESLWSLRPSSREMESKVSEGGLNVTLTIRLLMHGKEVGSIIGKKGETVKKMREESGARINISEGNCPERIVTITGPTDAIFKAFAMIAYKFEEDITNSMSNSTATSKPPVTLRLVVPASQCGSLIGKGGSKIKEIRESTGAQVQVAGDMLPNSTERAVTISGTPDAIIQCVKQICVVMLEVQSVTKRSPPKGATIPYRPKPASTPVIFAGGQVRADPLAASTANLSLLLQHQPLPAYTIQGQYAIPHPDQLTKLHQLAMQQTPFTPLGQTTPAFPGLDASPPASTHELTIPNDAA; the protein is encoded by the exons GAAATGGAGTCCAAGGTCTCCGAGGGCGGCCTCAACGTCACCCTCACCATCCGGCTGCTGATGCACGGCAAG GAAGTTGGAAGCATCATTGGGAAG AAAGGAGAGACCGTGAAGAAGATGCGTGAGGAG AGTGGGGCAAGGATCAACATCTCGGAGGGGAACTGCCCTGAGCGGATTGTGACCATCACTGGCCCCACTGATGCCATCTTCAAGGCTTTTGCCATGATCGCCTACAAATTTGAGGAG GACATAACCAACTCCATGAGCAACAGCACCGCTACCAGCAAGCCTCCAGTGACACTGCGGCTCGTGGTGCCAGCGAGTCAGTGCGGGTCCCTCATCGGCAAGGGGGGCTCCAAGATCAAGGAAATCCGAGAG TCCACAGGTGCTCAGGTCCAAGTGGCGGGGGACATGCTGCCCAACTCCACGGAGCGGGCGGTGACAATCTCGGGGACACCCGACGCAATTATCCAGTGTGTCAAACAGATCTGTGTGGTGATGCTGGAGGTACAGTCTGTAACAAAGAGG TCCCCACCAAAAGGTGCCACCATTCCCTACCGCCCAAAGCCCGCCTCCACCCCTGTCATTTTTGCAGGTGGTCAGGTAAGAGCCGACCCGCTTGCAGCCTCCACTGCCAACCTCAGCCTTTTACTGCAGCACCAGCCGCTGCCC GCCTATACAATTCAGGGACAATACGCTATTCCACACCCAGAT CAGTTGACCAAGCTCCACCAGTTGGCTATGCAGCAAACCCCCTTTACTCCCCTTGGACAGACCACCCCCGCTTTCCCTG GTTTGGATGCCAGTCCCCCGGCCAGTACTCATGAACTCACCATTCCCAATGAT GCTGCATAA